In Synechococcus sp. A18-25c, a single window of DNA contains:
- a CDS encoding HlyD family secretion protein: protein MLLPQEHTVMVRQTSKWGQIFLLSLVGLGATAFATAWFYRLDEVITVQGRLVPQKGGVEVKSPVNGQLSQVLVSNGEEVKEGEPLLRFDVKSAEAEESTIARQLELERERLTDQLRRNEQRQQTLTRNINLTERILERFTPLERGGAISEIQILQQANQLETLRDELLQMQTEREELQNDSQSRTANLEGKLQQIQSQLRNEVVKAPISGTVFDLQPDNNRYVATNAEPLLKIVPNGQLGGEVNVGNQDIGFIRPGQSAKIRVDSFPYTEYGEIDGTIRSIGADALPPSELIRSYHFPVELNLSRSTLETKDGTVIPLQSGMTITTNLKLRDRRLIELLSDLFTNRGESLKRLRQP from the coding sequence ATGCTGCTGCCGCAGGAACACACTGTGATGGTGCGGCAAACCTCCAAGTGGGGGCAGATTTTCCTGCTGTCGCTGGTGGGCCTGGGTGCAACAGCCTTTGCCACGGCCTGGTTCTATCGCCTGGACGAGGTAATTACTGTGCAAGGCCGCCTCGTACCACAAAAGGGGGGTGTTGAAGTCAAGAGCCCTGTCAACGGCCAGCTCAGCCAAGTACTGGTGAGTAATGGGGAGGAAGTAAAAGAGGGTGAACCACTACTGCGATTCGACGTGAAATCGGCCGAAGCTGAGGAGAGCACCATTGCGAGGCAACTGGAGCTTGAACGCGAGCGCTTGACTGACCAACTACGCCGAAACGAACAACGCCAGCAAACCCTCACACGCAACATCAACCTTACGGAAAGGATTCTGGAGAGGTTCACCCCGCTGGAACGCGGCGGCGCCATCAGCGAAATTCAAATCCTCCAGCAAGCCAACCAGCTCGAAACCTTGCGCGATGAATTGCTGCAGATGCAAACAGAACGGGAAGAACTGCAGAATGACAGTCAAAGCCGCACCGCTAACCTAGAAGGGAAGTTGCAACAGATCCAAAGCCAATTACGCAATGAAGTGGTGAAAGCACCGATCAGCGGCACGGTGTTTGATCTCCAACCCGACAACAATCGCTATGTGGCGACCAATGCTGAACCATTGCTGAAAATCGTTCCCAACGGCCAACTTGGTGGAGAAGTTAATGTAGGCAATCAAGACATTGGCTTCATTCGCCCTGGCCAATCTGCAAAGATCCGTGTTGACTCCTTCCCCTATACCGAATATGGCGAGATTGACGGCACCATACGTAGCATTGGTGCCGATGCCCTACCTCCGAGCGAGCTCATACGCTCATACCATTTTCCAGTTGAGTTGAACCTGAGCCGCTCCACACTTGAAACTAAAGACGGCACAGTAATCCCACTACAATCAGGCATGACCATTACTACCAATCTAAAGTTACGTGACAGAAGATTAATTGAACTGCTCAGCGATTTATTCACCAACCGAGGCGAAAGCCTAAAGCGCTTGCGTCAACCATGA
- a CDS encoding glycosyltransferase 61 family protein, with amino-acid sequence MGWIREVKDWSQLIWEDWRFRARQPGRWQRMTLRDVPVAPIEELLMRWAGGSVWRGGPQPMPWHPLCPALRHYRGDEPADDPAQQMNSADQWPVESGRLFWCGPIVHHFGHQLGEFGGRILLASLDPRPGQLLFLHPDGDQAFDKLTAWQQAWIRHLNPTNKPVLIRGGGFRAQELVVVPQQQRLGCPPTAQHLRALGRLKRSASSVNEVVVLSRSRYAAGRDQPSLRGSVAGEAALDAWMQRQGARIVYPETLPLKEQLELLHTTQHLIVAEGSALHALELIGRQPDKTVTVIARRPLWPGMESPLQSRFPLLRWIDAVQALHWLSPANPRVKGVAQLDWKQLAAELSERFGWEATANDIQGFEEAANQQLAHLQQTLPIQTQRCTAKDRTPLRAGGW; translated from the coding sequence GTGGGATGGATCCGAGAGGTCAAAGACTGGAGTCAGCTGATCTGGGAGGACTGGCGGTTTCGCGCACGCCAACCGGGACGCTGGCAACGGATGACCCTGCGGGACGTCCCGGTTGCGCCGATTGAAGAACTGCTGATGCGCTGGGCAGGCGGCAGCGTTTGGCGAGGAGGTCCCCAACCCATGCCGTGGCATCCGCTCTGCCCGGCTTTGCGCCACTACCGCGGGGACGAACCGGCCGATGATCCTGCTCAACAGATGAACTCAGCCGATCAGTGGCCGGTGGAGAGCGGCCGCCTGTTCTGGTGCGGCCCAATCGTGCATCACTTCGGCCACCAACTGGGGGAATTCGGCGGCCGCATCCTGCTGGCCAGCCTGGATCCACGACCCGGTCAGCTGCTGTTTCTGCATCCAGACGGTGATCAAGCCTTCGACAAGCTCACCGCCTGGCAACAGGCCTGGATCCGCCATCTCAACCCAACCAACAAACCAGTGCTGATCCGCGGTGGGGGCTTCCGGGCACAGGAGCTGGTGGTGGTCCCTCAACAGCAACGCCTGGGCTGCCCGCCCACAGCACAGCATCTACGGGCCCTCGGCCGTCTCAAGCGCTCAGCCTCGTCCGTCAATGAGGTGGTGGTGCTTTCGCGCTCCCGCTACGCAGCCGGCCGCGACCAACCCAGCCTGCGGGGATCGGTGGCCGGGGAAGCGGCCCTGGATGCATGGATGCAACGCCAGGGCGCTCGGATTGTGTATCCGGAAACGCTGCCACTTAAAGAGCAACTGGAACTGCTGCACACCACGCAACACCTGATCGTGGCGGAGGGCAGTGCATTGCATGCACTGGAACTGATCGGCCGCCAACCAGACAAAACAGTGACAGTGATCGCCAGACGGCCGCTCTGGCCAGGAATGGAAAGCCCTTTGCAAAGCCGCTTCCCTCTGTTGCGCTGGATCGATGCCGTGCAAGCCCTGCATTGGCTGTCCCCCGCCAATCCTAGGGTTAAGGGCGTCGCCCAACTGGACTGGAAACAGCTGGCAGCGGAGCTGAGTGAACGTTTCGGCTGGGAGGCCACTGCGAACGACATCCAAGGGTTCGAAGAGGCCGCCAACCAACAACTGGCTCACCTGCAGCAAACGCTGCCGATCCAGACACAACGCTGCACGGCCAAAGACCGCACACCACTCAGGGCAGGAGGTTGGTGA
- a CDS encoding sulfotransferase: MPVRSTLSSWVRWPRQRLPHFLGLGTQKGGTTSLQKLLEQHPGVYLPPCKEVHYFSQHAEEPARWYAEHYRDARRGQRRGDITPFYLFHPDVPARIHALLPRARMIVLLRDPVERTLSQVFHARRHGFEALEVADALAAEPERLATGGTYSFQKHSYVARSRYLEQLDRYEALFPQRQLLVLKSEDLFNNTPAAWDAIQQFLNLEAIPLPMALPKANAGSGEATQVPAAVRAQLREALSITAIGVKQRYGIDWGWS; this comes from the coding sequence ATGCCCGTCCGCTCGACGCTGTCTTCATGGGTGCGCTGGCCCCGCCAGCGCTTGCCCCACTTTCTCGGGCTCGGCACCCAGAAAGGGGGCACCACCAGCCTGCAGAAACTGTTGGAACAGCACCCTGGGGTGTATCTGCCGCCCTGCAAGGAGGTGCACTACTTCAGCCAGCACGCCGAAGAACCCGCGCGCTGGTACGCCGAGCACTACCGCGACGCCCGCCGCGGCCAGCGGCGGGGCGACATCACACCCTTTTATTTGTTCCATCCCGACGTGCCCGCCCGAATCCACGCGCTGCTGCCGCGGGCCAGGATGATTGTGCTGTTACGGGATCCGGTGGAACGGACCCTCTCACAGGTGTTCCATGCCCGCCGCCATGGCTTTGAAGCGCTGGAAGTGGCGGATGCTCTGGCAGCGGAACCGGAACGGCTGGCCACTGGCGGGACCTACAGCTTCCAGAAGCACAGCTATGTGGCGCGCAGCCGCTACCTGGAGCAGCTGGATCGCTATGAGGCGCTGTTCCCTCAACGGCAGCTGCTGGTGCTGAAAAGCGAAGACCTGTTCAACAACACCCCTGCGGCTTGGGACGCCATCCAACAGTTTCTGAATCTGGAGGCGATCCCGCTGCCAATGGCCCTGCCCAAGGCCAATGCGGGCAGCGGCGAGGCCACACAGGTGCCTGCGGCCGTGCGGGCCCAGCTCAGAGAGGCGCTGTCCATCACCGCTATTGGCGTTAAACAGCGCTACGGCATCGACTGGGGCTGGAGCTGA
- a CDS encoding glycosyltransferase, giving the protein MSRPPLLLVVGMHRSGTSLLGGILQRLGVELPGETIAGDQHNPEGYFEWDAVVALQERLLIDLQRWWPAREGTLALPEGWLQHSVTRQAYGQLRALVLGAVDHQQGLWAVKDPRCSRLLPLWLELCRELDIPLRLLLAVRDPAEVVTSLVRRDGPLVGMEPLRAQQLWWRHNLEVVDIAQQADLPCAVVDFDRWFQAPEQQLESLELALPELRPSLHQRRQALALINPQHRRSLGSRQAPKLQTSVRRLHHRLLRQPLPRRWPALQPPFGLPAAVLPCQPEAWPDWLAAHRSFPAPRLTESVSLARECQLSVCGPSWLELRPHLLLQHLPLPDLGQGRVDFERSGLHQLQFVLHADQSDQPPQSPVTVQRLTLNLELPPAERASHWLAHLQAQQLILDPEPARVLMLRVLGLPVWWLDPDAGINGWLQQPQAVDPHQWAARLGMTPPPKGQLQVLGSAGAGFERALTQDMAVLVEAGAVPGEPAIAYWPGWPELVIGDPAAGLLRAGWLQAAAQRAARLVHAGADHCPDEWTLLQPARLCLAHPLDATPAELKARHAGLPLMALAEDRPMPLLQTLRQWKASDLAQRPPLAAVVVSLYNYADRITEALESVKAQTQQRLELIVVDDASTDDGTAVVERWIDACLSTGSAPFVRLLLLRHGHNAGLATARNTALAHSQAPWCFVLDADNALFPDAVAGCLALTDAAAPQLAVVHPLLAVEAEPGRPDEQRSLVRPQSWQRERLRFENHVDAMALVRRSAWEAVGGYTHIEGGWEDYDFWCKLAEAGFYGLQCPRILAVYRSHAESMSHRATNRSWHALSRTLQQRHPWLQLPLALSEGV; this is encoded by the coding sequence GTGTCCAGGCCTCCTCTGTTGTTGGTGGTGGGCATGCATCGCAGCGGCACCTCCCTATTGGGGGGAATACTCCAGCGCTTGGGCGTGGAGCTCCCGGGCGAGACCATCGCTGGCGATCAGCACAACCCCGAGGGTTACTTCGAGTGGGATGCGGTGGTGGCCCTGCAGGAGCGGCTCTTGATTGATCTGCAGCGCTGGTGGCCGGCGCGCGAGGGCACCCTGGCCTTGCCGGAGGGTTGGTTGCAGCATTCCGTCACCCGTCAGGCCTATGGCCAACTCCGTGCTTTGGTCTTAGGGGCGGTGGATCATCAACAGGGGTTGTGGGCGGTCAAGGATCCCCGTTGCAGCCGGTTGTTGCCGCTCTGGCTGGAGCTGTGCCGCGAGCTAGACATTCCATTGCGTTTGCTGTTGGCGGTGCGGGATCCAGCCGAGGTGGTCACTTCCCTGGTACGCCGTGATGGGCCGCTGGTGGGCATGGAGCCGCTCAGGGCGCAGCAGCTCTGGTGGCGCCACAACCTTGAGGTGGTCGATATTGCCCAGCAGGCTGATTTGCCCTGTGCCGTAGTGGATTTTGATCGTTGGTTCCAGGCGCCAGAGCAGCAACTCGAATCGTTGGAACTTGCACTTCCGGAGCTGCGCCCCTCCCTGCACCAACGGCGGCAGGCTTTAGCTTTGATCAATCCACAGCACCGCCGCAGCCTGGGCTCCCGGCAGGCCCCCAAACTTCAAACCAGCGTGCGTCGTTTGCACCATCGTTTGTTGCGGCAGCCCTTGCCCCGTCGCTGGCCTGCCCTGCAGCCCCCTTTTGGATTGCCGGCCGCTGTGCTGCCTTGCCAGCCAGAGGCTTGGCCCGATTGGTTGGCGGCCCACCGCTCGTTCCCAGCGCCCCGTCTTACAGAGAGCGTGTCTTTGGCACGGGAGTGTCAGCTCAGTGTCTGTGGTCCGTCTTGGTTGGAGCTGCGGCCGCATCTGCTCCTGCAGCATTTGCCCCTGCCGGATTTGGGACAGGGACGAGTCGATTTCGAGCGCTCGGGCCTGCATCAATTGCAATTTGTGCTGCATGCCGATCAATCAGATCAACCTCCGCAATCACCAGTGACCGTGCAGCGGCTCACCCTCAACCTGGAGTTGCCACCTGCGGAGCGGGCCTCCCATTGGTTGGCCCATCTCCAGGCCCAGCAGCTGATCCTGGATCCCGAGCCTGCGCGAGTGCTGATGCTGCGGGTACTTGGATTGCCAGTCTGGTGGTTAGATCCAGATGCTGGGATTAACGGCTGGCTGCAGCAACCTCAGGCTGTGGATCCCCATCAGTGGGCAGCTCGCCTGGGGATGACGCCTCCTCCAAAAGGACAACTGCAGGTGTTGGGATCGGCCGGGGCTGGTTTTGAACGGGCTCTCACCCAGGACATGGCCGTGTTGGTTGAAGCAGGGGCTGTGCCCGGCGAGCCGGCGATCGCCTACTGGCCGGGATGGCCCGAGTTGGTGATTGGCGATCCTGCCGCGGGTTTGCTCCGGGCCGGTTGGCTTCAGGCGGCGGCCCAGCGGGCAGCCCGCTTGGTCCATGCGGGTGCTGATCACTGCCCGGATGAGTGGACTTTGCTGCAGCCTGCCAGACTGTGTCTGGCTCATCCTTTGGATGCCACGCCGGCGGAGCTCAAGGCTCGTCATGCCGGCCTACCGCTGATGGCTTTGGCGGAAGATCGCCCTATGCCGTTATTGCAGACCCTGCGTCAATGGAAGGCTTCCGATTTGGCCCAGCGCCCGCCCCTGGCGGCGGTGGTGGTGAGCCTCTACAACTACGCCGATCGCATCACTGAAGCGCTTGAGAGCGTTAAGGCGCAGACTCAGCAGCGCCTCGAACTGATCGTTGTTGATGACGCCTCCACCGATGACGGCACGGCCGTTGTGGAGCGCTGGATCGATGCCTGTCTAAGCACTGGGAGTGCCCCCTTTGTTCGGCTGCTGCTGTTGCGCCATGGCCACAATGCCGGTTTGGCAACGGCTCGCAACACCGCCCTGGCTCACAGCCAGGCCCCTTGGTGTTTTGTGCTCGACGCCGACAACGCTCTCTTCCCGGATGCGGTGGCGGGGTGTCTGGCGCTGACCGATGCTGCTGCCCCCCAGCTGGCGGTGGTGCACCCCCTGTTGGCGGTGGAGGCGGAGCCGGGACGCCCGGATGAACAGCGTTCGTTAGTTCGTCCTCAAAGTTGGCAGCGGGAGCGGCTCAGGTTTGAAAATCATGTGGATGCCATGGCCCTGGTGCGCCGCAGCGCCTGGGAGGCGGTGGGGGGATACACCCACATCGAAGGCGGCTGGGAGGATTACGACTTTTGGTGCAAGCTCGCGGAGGCTGGTTTTTACGGCCTCCAATGCCCCCGGATCCTGGCCGTGTATCGCAGCCATGCCGAGTCAATGAGCCATCGCGCCACCAACCGCAGCTGGCATGCGCTCTCACGCACCTTGCAGCAACGTCACCCCTGGTTGCAGTTGCCGCTCGCGCTGTCGGAGGGCGTCTGA
- a CDS encoding glycosyltransferase family 4 protein, with amino-acid sequence MVEQLLREWPPGYGGVERVAHELASVWGGAVYSLDVQRQEAIGHDPLPVGYPRRRLPSTKPIARLQLPLPSRALWRLLRSQSPLHGHLPSPGVLLVLLLARLMRPQRRVTAHWHCFLEPDCTFSGCLFVLYQWLALRLVPQLSAVITTSPLLAQELQRCGCDSQRLFVLPCCLSQQQEQLGLALPVPEAHAGEPLRVLFIGRLDSYKRLDWLLAALAQLTSPWQLVVVGDGPKRPRFEQLAQRLFPQGSPVRFLGRLPETAKLDQLAAADLLVLPSDCSNEAFGIVQLEAMVAGRIALAFDQSRSGMGWVGQLPGLPWSQSPEGLADVLQHLAEQPALRQQLSVQARERYLSLFARGVWLQHLQGLGDSVVTSKVSA; translated from the coding sequence ATGGTGGAGCAGCTGTTGCGCGAATGGCCGCCGGGTTATGGCGGTGTTGAACGCGTGGCCCACGAGCTGGCCAGTGTTTGGGGCGGTGCGGTCTACAGCCTGGATGTGCAGCGTCAGGAGGCCATCGGCCACGATCCATTGCCGGTGGGATACCCCCGTCGGCGGCTGCCCAGCACCAAGCCCATTGCCCGTTTGCAGTTGCCGCTGCCGTCCCGAGCTCTTTGGCGCTTGCTGCGCTCACAGTCTCCTCTGCATGGCCATCTGCCGTCACCAGGGGTATTGCTGGTTTTGCTGTTGGCTCGCTTGATGCGCCCGCAGCGGCGGGTCACTGCTCATTGGCACTGCTTCCTAGAGCCAGACTGCACCTTCAGTGGTTGTCTTTTTGTTCTTTATCAGTGGCTTGCCCTGAGGCTGGTGCCTCAGCTCTCGGCGGTGATCACTACCTCGCCCCTGTTGGCTCAGGAGCTCCAGCGCTGCGGGTGCGATTCCCAGCGTTTGTTTGTGTTGCCCTGTTGCCTCAGTCAGCAGCAGGAGCAGTTGGGGTTGGCCTTGCCTGTGCCGGAAGCGCATGCTGGCGAACCGTTGCGGGTGCTGTTTATCGGCCGTCTTGACAGCTACAAGCGCCTCGACTGGTTGCTTGCGGCGCTGGCACAGCTCACCAGTCCATGGCAGCTGGTGGTGGTGGGGGATGGACCTAAACGTCCTCGTTTTGAACAGTTGGCTCAGCGTCTTTTTCCGCAAGGGTCGCCAGTGCGTTTTCTCGGCCGCTTGCCGGAGACCGCCAAGCTCGATCAGCTGGCGGCAGCGGACCTATTGGTGTTGCCTTCCGACTGCAGCAATGAAGCGTTCGGCATCGTGCAACTCGAGGCCATGGTGGCTGGCCGGATCGCCCTGGCTTTTGATCAATCGCGATCGGGCATGGGCTGGGTTGGGCAGTTGCCCGGTTTGCCGTGGTCGCAGTCGCCTGAGGGTTTGGCGGACGTGTTGCAACACCTCGCAGAACAGCCGGCCTTGCGCCAGCAGCTCAGCGTGCAGGCACGGGAGCGTTACCTCTCCTTGTTTGCTCGTGGGGTGTGGCTGCAGCATCTGCAAGGGTTGGGCGATTCGGTGGTAACCAGTAAGGTCAGCGCCTAA
- a CDS encoding ABC transporter ATP-binding protein produces the protein MPIDHPLSPAGPPPLALQLNKVSLEIPVLTTETRSLKSSLIRSVTGGRISRSGGAAVVTALQDVTLDIRQGGRIALIGHNGAGKSTFLRLVSGVYRHTAGYFKAHVPVFPMIHKGFITSSELSGLQAIKAHYLLVNGSLRGFEEFSDDVIQFSGLGDFVHLPVKTYSQGMSARLLFAVLTGSRHECLAMDEGFGAGDTSFYEKAQERMTQFLSSAGTLLLASHSDELLRRFCHRGLVFDSGRMVFSGPLESALDYYHRNHAVSSLVRAKS, from the coding sequence TTGCCGATCGACCATCCGTTATCTCCAGCCGGTCCACCGCCTTTGGCATTGCAGCTCAACAAGGTGTCTTTAGAGATTCCTGTATTGACAACGGAAACACGCAGTCTGAAATCTTCGTTGATTCGTTCCGTGACCGGTGGCCGCATCAGCCGGAGTGGTGGCGCTGCTGTCGTGACGGCACTGCAAGATGTCACTCTGGATATACGACAGGGCGGTCGAATCGCTTTAATTGGTCATAATGGAGCCGGCAAATCTACTTTTTTAAGACTTGTTTCTGGTGTCTACAGGCACACCGCTGGTTATTTCAAGGCACACGTTCCTGTGTTCCCAATGATTCATAAAGGGTTTATCACAAGCTCCGAGTTGAGCGGTTTGCAGGCGATTAAAGCGCATTACTTATTAGTGAACGGAAGTTTACGTGGATTTGAAGAATTTTCTGATGATGTAATCCAATTTTCAGGTTTGGGTGATTTCGTGCACCTACCTGTTAAAACCTACAGTCAGGGCATGTCGGCGAGGCTTCTGTTCGCTGTTTTGACTGGAAGTCGACACGAATGTTTGGCAATGGATGAGGGGTTTGGTGCTGGCGACACCAGTTTTTATGAAAAGGCGCAGGAGCGTATGACTCAGTTTTTGAGTTCTGCTGGAACGTTACTGTTGGCATCTCATTCTGATGAATTGCTGCGGAGATTTTGCCACCGGGGCCTTGTGTTTGACAGCGGTCGTATGGTCTTTTCTGGGCCTCTTGAAAGTGCTCTCGACTATTACCACCGAAATCACGCTGTCTCTTCATTGGTCAGGGCGAAATCATGA
- a CDS encoding ABC transporter permease has translation MSDALRPRLGTRTSTVRATVLDAWATRRAWWFTATARTRARFARTFLGSFWLGLSNLLSIAALALVYGTVFKVQDFNTYVVYLGVGLVTWNGISAAIGSAPNLFEHNQAQVHNTNLNPIFYVLEEWAFQLQTFLQSFALVLLALSWFQHDLVLNLVLYGWLPLLNLFLFLFWAPTIVCLLGARYRDIYQLVPIVLQLVFLLSPILYKKDNLGAMAWTANLNPLYRVLSPVRHSLMAGEVQWSANFVILLLNIFGLLIALRWMNRERYSIPFLI, from the coding sequence ATGAGCGATGCATTACGTCCTCGATTGGGAACAAGGACATCCACTGTTCGTGCAACTGTGTTGGACGCCTGGGCGACGCGTCGGGCTTGGTGGTTCACGGCGACTGCGCGCACCCGGGCAAGGTTTGCGCGTACTTTTTTGGGGAGTTTTTGGCTTGGTTTGTCAAATCTGTTGTCAATTGCCGCATTGGCATTGGTATATGGAACGGTTTTCAAAGTCCAAGATTTTAATACCTACGTTGTTTATCTAGGTGTTGGTCTTGTCACTTGGAATGGCATAAGTGCTGCGATTGGATCGGCACCTAATTTGTTTGAGCACAACCAGGCTCAGGTACACAACACCAATCTCAATCCTATTTTTTATGTCTTAGAGGAATGGGCTTTTCAGTTGCAGACCTTCCTTCAGTCCTTCGCTCTTGTATTGCTGGCTCTTAGTTGGTTTCAGCATGATTTGGTACTGAATTTAGTCTTGTATGGGTGGCTGCCTCTTTTGAACTTATTTCTATTTCTTTTCTGGGCTCCAACAATTGTCTGTTTACTGGGCGCGCGATATCGGGACATCTATCAATTGGTTCCGATCGTTCTTCAATTGGTATTTTTGTTGTCCCCCATTTTGTACAAAAAAGACAATCTCGGAGCAATGGCTTGGACTGCAAACTTAAACCCTTTGTATCGCGTTCTTAGTCCTGTGCGCCACTCTTTGATGGCTGGTGAAGTTCAATGGTCTGCAAATTTTGTAATTCTTTTGTTGAATATTTTTGGTTTGTTGATCGCCCTGCGATGGATGAATCGTGAACGTTATTCAATTCCATTTCTGATTTGA
- a CDS encoding glycosyltransferase: MLQRNAMVQHGQGIRRLLRSAGVQPDVIYSPFFDALLGFPKIPQLITCHDLTPLSYPNSRRAWLKYRFWQPRHLACAAKVVAISRHVADQLIAFGAAADRLVVVPNGIAVTRLPVAVPASEDLLVIARHDSNKNLVGLLHALATAQQLLPHWRGVLRIVGRDVASSVELQALRRALPRPDGLQLLQQLDSRQLLAILRGSLALVSASFEEGFDYPVLEAKAEGIPTLLSEIPVHAEFHSNSSLFFPVENGGSLFAAELSRLLDDGQLWKDLSRAGRELALSLSVTRQQSAINACIAQLT, from the coding sequence ATGCTGCAGCGAAATGCCATGGTCCAGCACGGTCAAGGGATAAGGCGTTTGTTGCGAAGTGCAGGTGTTCAGCCAGATGTGATCTATTCGCCGTTCTTTGATGCCTTGCTGGGATTTCCGAAGATTCCACAGCTGATTACTTGTCATGATCTCACGCCCCTCAGTTACCCCAACAGTCGTCGGGCTTGGTTGAAATACCGCTTCTGGCAACCGCGTCACTTGGCCTGCGCTGCGAAGGTGGTTGCGATCAGTCGGCACGTGGCTGATCAGTTGATCGCTTTTGGAGCAGCAGCAGATCGCTTGGTCGTGGTTCCAAACGGGATAGCAGTGACTCGCCTTCCTGTTGCCGTTCCCGCTAGTGAGGATTTGCTGGTGATTGCTCGTCATGATTCCAATAAAAATCTGGTTGGCCTCTTGCATGCTTTGGCCACTGCCCAGCAGCTGTTGCCTCATTGGAGGGGCGTTCTTCGGATCGTCGGTCGTGATGTTGCATCCTCAGTGGAGTTGCAGGCTTTGCGCCGTGCACTGCCGAGGCCTGATGGCTTGCAGTTGCTTCAGCAACTGGACTCACGTCAGTTGTTGGCAATTCTTCGTGGCAGCCTGGCTTTGGTTTCAGCTTCTTTCGAGGAAGGATTTGATTATCCAGTGTTAGAGGCCAAGGCGGAGGGAATCCCCACATTGCTGAGTGAGATTCCCGTTCATGCAGAATTTCATTCCAACAGTTCGCTTTTCTTTCCTGTTGAAAATGGTGGCAGCTTGTTCGCTGCTGAGTTATCGCGGTTGTTGGATGATGGTCAGCTTTGGAAGGATCTCAGTAGAGCCGGTCGTGAGTTGGCGTTATCGCTTTCGGTGACTCGGCAGCAGAGCGCTATTAATGCCTGCATTGCCCAACTCACTTGA
- a CDS encoding glycosyltransferase, whose amino-acid sequence MQSQPLKGQKILVTAYDLEQSEHRGIAVYSKSLMRCLYEAGAEVWLLTEFFDSLSEKGLKRLPKRTQVMIHNARILNSLALGRRERPTTVLERKFKLARKAKRWGNYLRLIGNLLRRPRQYKAKELNSFRLQELYDNPYVRIERLDYLECVTGIVSAPELYLSTQLAAQLPKLRPVRIDLRGFDTLITTCPLNISPHNLRTFVQTIHDLIPLEYVAHNEDPLMFSHRLQSCLPARRLFVSQSTANKYSKHIQNTNQRSSRGADNSNEAVIIQSPSLRFPNWLTEDPEQIADLQPVSHLLRNEAQTNPGKSSSKSKNSVPSKKILKPFSYFLFNSSVEARKNILFLAKAYAESDLYKMGIKLCVTGKLKGDDYSKALQDIVAHEPGIILTGYVDESSKLDLYLNALGLLSPSLVEGFGIPVLDGACLGTPTVASDCESHLEIQGLHDFDQHVLCLDTLDSREWAAALQAVAGTNLNLADHPAQTRRERIGRYCQFQTLFTDQLQHDLVTILK is encoded by the coding sequence ATGCAATCACAACCCTTGAAAGGACAAAAAATCCTGGTCACGGCCTACGACCTGGAACAAAGCGAACATCGCGGCATTGCGGTCTACAGCAAATCATTAATGCGCTGCTTGTATGAAGCAGGTGCAGAAGTTTGGTTGTTGACCGAGTTTTTCGACAGCCTCTCCGAAAAAGGGCTCAAGCGCTTGCCCAAACGAACGCAAGTGATGATTCACAATGCCCGCATTCTCAACAGCCTGGCCCTGGGACGACGAGAACGCCCCACAACAGTGCTGGAACGGAAATTCAAACTCGCCCGCAAAGCGAAACGTTGGGGCAACTACCTTCGCCTGATCGGCAACCTTCTACGCAGGCCAAGACAATACAAGGCCAAAGAGCTCAACAGTTTTCGACTTCAAGAGCTGTACGACAATCCTTATGTGCGCATCGAACGCTTGGACTACCTCGAGTGCGTCACCGGCATCGTGAGCGCGCCCGAGCTCTACCTATCCACCCAATTGGCTGCGCAGCTGCCAAAGCTGCGCCCCGTTCGCATTGACCTACGCGGTTTTGACACGCTGATCACCACCTGCCCGCTCAACATCAGCCCACACAATCTGCGTACGTTTGTGCAGACAATTCACGACTTAATTCCCCTGGAATATGTCGCCCATAACGAAGACCCGCTGATGTTCAGCCACCGCCTTCAGTCATGCCTTCCCGCCCGCAGACTGTTTGTGTCCCAATCAACAGCAAATAAATACAGCAAACATATTCAGAACACCAACCAACGCTCAAGCCGCGGCGCCGACAACTCCAATGAGGCAGTGATCATCCAATCCCCATCCTTACGCTTCCCCAACTGGCTGACGGAAGATCCGGAACAAATTGCTGACTTGCAACCTGTAAGCCACCTACTTAGGAATGAAGCACAGACCAACCCAGGAAAATCATCGTCTAAATCCAAAAACTCAGTGCCTTCAAAAAAAATCCTCAAACCATTTAGTTATTTTCTGTTCAACTCTTCTGTCGAAGCTCGAAAAAATATCTTATTTCTCGCGAAGGCTTATGCCGAATCTGATCTCTACAAAATGGGTATCAAACTATGTGTAACTGGCAAACTCAAAGGCGACGACTACAGCAAGGCCCTCCAAGACATCGTGGCGCACGAACCGGGCATCATCCTGACTGGTTATGTGGATGAAAGTTCCAAACTCGACCTTTATCTCAACGCTCTAGGGCTGCTCAGTCCATCACTCGTGGAAGGTTTCGGAATTCCGGTTCTCGACGGAGCTTGCCTGGGAACACCAACGGTTGCCAGCGACTGCGAATCCCACCTGGAGATCCAAGGCCTCCATGACTTCGACCAGCATGTTTTGTGTCTTGACACACTCGACAGTCGCGAATGGGCAGCTGCATTGCAGGCCGTTGCGGGCACCAACCTCAATCTTGCCGACCATCCGGCACAGACGCGCCGTGAACGAATTGGCCGCTACTGCCAATTCCAAACCTTATTCACCGATCAACTACAACATGACCTCGTCACGATCCTCAAGTGA